A stretch of the Candidatus Jettenia sp. AMX2 genome encodes the following:
- the hisG gene encoding ATP phosphoribosyltransferase — MNKLCLGLPKGSLQEATIDMMKKAGYTVRVNPRSYYPTIDDEEITVRLIRPQDMSRYVEKGIVDTGLTGADWVKEAGSDIKIVVSLVYAKQQLTKVKWVLAVPEDSVIASVADLQGKKIATELVNVTRQYLAERGVVADIEFSHGATEAKAPDLVDAIVELTETGSSLRANRLRIVETIMESSTLLIANHNAWKDEWKRKKIENLAMLFEGAIIAREKVGLKMNVANGSLDLVLKILPALRKPTISTLVEGAGYAIETVLDETIARKITPELKRAGAEGIIEYPLNKVIL; from the coding sequence ATGAATAAACTGTGTTTGGGTTTGCCGAAAGGTAGCCTTCAGGAGGCTACCATTGATATGATGAAAAAAGCAGGGTATACAGTACGGGTCAATCCACGTTCGTATTATCCAACTATTGACGACGAAGAAATTACGGTAAGATTGATCAGACCGCAGGATATGTCACGATATGTGGAAAAGGGCATTGTTGATACAGGCCTGACGGGCGCAGACTGGGTGAAAGAAGCAGGTTCAGATATTAAGATTGTGGTAAGTTTAGTCTATGCAAAACAACAGTTAACAAAGGTAAAATGGGTTTTGGCTGTTCCTGAAGACTCGGTGATAGCGTCTGTAGCTGATTTGCAAGGAAAAAAAATTGCAACGGAACTGGTGAATGTAACGCGGCAATACCTTGCAGAGCGGGGAGTTGTTGCTGACATCGAATTTTCTCATGGTGCAACAGAAGCAAAGGCACCTGATCTGGTAGATGCAATCGTGGAACTTACGGAAACCGGCAGCAGTTTAAGGGCAAACAGACTCCGCATTGTGGAAACTATCATGGAATCCTCTACACTTCTTATTGCGAATCACAACGCATGGAAGGATGAGTGGAAACGTAAAAAAATAGAGAATCTTGCGATGCTTTTTGAAGGGGCTATTATTGCCAGGGAAAAGGTCGGGTTGAAGATGAATGTGGCAAACGGATCTCTTGATCTGGTATTAAAAATATTACCGGCATTAAGGAAGCCAACGATTTCTACTCTGGTAGAGGGGGCCGGCTATGCGATTGAAACCGTGCTGGATGAAACTATTGCAAGGAAGATTACCCCTGAGCTCAAAAGGGCAGGAGCAGAGGGAATTATTGAATATCCTTTAAACAAAGTCATTCTTTAG
- a CDS encoding tetratricopeptide repeat protein has protein sequence MKTFKIFSITILSISYLGCNGISARQVIQPDNTETAMVNMQEKAYAHFCTGYFFMLDGDWENAAENFEKALQFDNSSERIIRHLATCYFRLGNEEKAISFIEKLARMKPDEFSIHYSLATLYELAGRSDDAIVEYERARQCKITPFDSVFLTDILYRLANLYMQKGMTEEGVECYKSMLDTKLVSEPAKIYYEIGLRYFEINNMEKAVEYFLLAKQADPNLNHASLYLTFSYDGLGDYENAIREANKFLQKEPDSWIIHLTLSEIYEKIKDKTKRDENIEKTREILKRNINTGSINPREYYILSHIYRNQQELSKAIAVVENMKLIPLDKETYRDVHFLLANLYYENKDFDKVENELLMTLKYDPDFHEANNFLGYFFAENNKNLDKAIQLIHKALQAEPENGAYLDSLGWAYYKKAQMDGEDYYLTMALQKLSEAVQFTEEPDIYEHIGEVHYSLGNWDEAVKAYEKAEALYKRIPGQSEKADDITYKLDKIKRLISKEDASMRTVETGKMQK, from the coding sequence ATGAAAACTTTTAAGATCTTTTCCATAACAATCCTATCCATAAGTTATTTGGGATGCAATGGCATTTCTGCAAGGCAGGTTATTCAACCCGATAATACGGAGACAGCTATGGTAAACATGCAGGAAAAGGCGTATGCACACTTTTGTACCGGCTATTTTTTTATGCTGGATGGGGATTGGGAAAATGCAGCAGAGAATTTTGAGAAAGCATTACAGTTTGATAATTCGTCAGAGAGGATTATCCGTCATTTAGCTACCTGTTACTTTCGACTGGGAAATGAAGAAAAAGCGATTTCCTTTATTGAAAAACTGGCCAGGATGAAGCCGGATGAATTCAGTATCCATTATTCCCTGGCAACCCTTTATGAGCTCGCTGGCAGGAGCGACGATGCCATTGTAGAATACGAACGTGCGCGACAGTGTAAAATTACACCGTTTGATTCTGTTTTTTTGACAGATATTTTATACAGACTTGCCAATCTCTATATGCAAAAGGGGATGACAGAAGAAGGGGTAGAATGTTACAAAAGCATGCTGGACACGAAATTGGTAAGCGAACCTGCAAAGATATATTATGAAATAGGTCTGAGATATTTTGAAATAAATAATATGGAAAAGGCCGTGGAGTATTTTTTGTTGGCAAAACAGGCCGATCCGAACTTAAACCACGCCAGTTTATATCTTACTTTTAGCTACGACGGGCTTGGTGATTATGAGAATGCAATTCGTGAGGCAAATAAATTTTTACAAAAAGAGCCTGACAGTTGGATCATTCATCTTACTCTATCTGAAATATATGAGAAAATAAAAGATAAAACGAAGAGGGATGAAAATATTGAGAAAACCAGGGAAATTCTGAAGAGAAATATAAATACCGGAAGTATAAATCCAAGAGAATACTATATATTAAGCCACATATACAGAAATCAACAGGAACTAAGCAAAGCAATTGCTGTTGTTGAAAATATGAAATTAATTCCTCTTGATAAAGAAACCTACCGGGATGTTCATTTCCTGTTAGCAAATCTTTACTACGAGAATAAGGATTTCGATAAGGTTGAAAATGAGTTACTTATGACCTTAAAGTATGACCCTGATTTTCACGAGGCAAATAATTTTCTTGGTTATTTCTTTGCCGAAAATAATAAAAATCTGGATAAGGCAATACAACTTATTCATAAGGCATTACAGGCAGAGCCTGAGAACGGGGCATATCTTGATAGTCTGGGTTGGGCCTATTATAAGAAAGCTCAAATGGATGGAGAAGATTACTATTTAACTATGGCGCTGCAAAAACTCAGCGAAGCTGTGCAATTTACAGAGGAACCTGATATCTATGAGCATATTGGAGAAGTTCATTATAGTCTTGGGAATTGGGATGAAGCAGTTAAGGCTTACGAGAAGGCTGAAGCTTTATATAAAAGGATACCTGGCCAGAGCGAAAAAGCAGATGATATAACATACAAGCTGGATAAAATAAAAAGATTAATTTCAAAAGAAGATGCAAGCATGAGAACGGTAGAAACAGGTAAAATGCAAAAATAA
- a CDS encoding YebC/PmpR family DNA-binding transcriptional regulator has product MAGHSHWASIKHKKGAADVKKGKIFSKLARMITVAARKGGGDSEMNPKLQLAISKARAVNMPKENIERAIQKGIGGTADEGELYDLLYEGYGPHGVALMVDILTDNKNRTAPEIRKIFERFGGNLGESGCVSWMFEKKGLIVISSDNLSEDDLMISALEEGADDLQKVGDAFQVICSQTDLYAVKKALESRNITVESAEVCWIPKTIIDLDETAARKVFGLIQALEEHDDVQDVYPNVTVTQDLLKELQSEQ; this is encoded by the coding sequence TTGGCTGGACATTCACACTGGGCAAGCATAAAGCATAAAAAAGGTGCTGCTGATGTTAAAAAGGGTAAAATATTTTCTAAACTCGCCCGCATGATTACTGTGGCAGCCAGGAAGGGTGGTGGCGATTCAGAAATGAATCCGAAACTACAGCTTGCCATAAGTAAAGCCCGTGCTGTCAATATGCCGAAAGAAAATATTGAACGTGCAATTCAGAAAGGTATAGGAGGAACAGCAGATGAGGGAGAATTATATGACTTATTATACGAGGGGTATGGACCTCATGGGGTAGCACTTATGGTTGATATCTTAACCGATAATAAAAACAGGACTGCACCTGAAATAAGAAAAATATTTGAACGTTTTGGGGGAAATTTGGGTGAATCAGGCTGCGTCTCATGGATGTTTGAAAAAAAGGGACTTATTGTTATCAGCAGTGATAATCTTAGTGAAGACGATTTGATGATTTCGGCACTGGAGGAAGGCGCCGATGACTTGCAAAAAGTTGGCGATGCTTTTCAGGTGATTTGTTCACAGACTGATTTGTATGCAGTAAAAAAAGCCCTTGAAAGCAGAAACATTACGGTTGAAAGTGCTGAAGTATGCTGGATACCTAAAACAATCATCGACTTGGATGAAACAGCAGCAAGGAAAGTGTTCGGTCTCATACAAGCGCTTGAAGAACACGATGATGTACAAGATGTATATCCAAACGTTACCGTTACGCAAGACCTTCTGAAAGAATTACAATCTGAACAATAG
- the ftsH gene encoding ATP-dependent zinc metalloprotease FtsH, with protein MLKKNKNSGKTKKPPFSIGYILLFLAIMYIAQMFLSPRAEEISYSQFRMYLKNGYISDCTVGSNVIRGHYRRLSEDSSKEEKVAFFTVPISDNELVNELESQKVKFKGLAENNFIKNLLMWWILPFGVMVLVWVFLLKKVGGMGSPFMSFGKAKIKLYSENGSQKTTFLDVAGCDEAKEELREIIDFLSYPERFQKLGGKIPKGVLLVGPPGTGKTLLAKAVAGEAGVPFFSISGSDFVEMFVGMGAARVRDMFEQAKEKAPCIVFIDEIDSVGRQRGTGLGGGHDEREQTLNQLLAEMDGFNSQKGVIVIAATNRPDVLDSALLRPGRFDRQITVDRPDVSGREAILSVHAKNIKLASDISLKIIAKRTPGFSGADLANVINEAALLAARHNKQYVGMEELESSIDRVLTGPERKSRIMSMHERNTVAIHESGHTLIAALLPNTDPVHKVSIIPRGVAALGYTMQLPTEDKYLTSESEILDTLCVLLGGRAAEEIFLQEISTGAQNDLEKVSQLARNYVCRFGMSKVLGPQTFGRQSGNIFLGHDLVQEKEYSEKTAMVIDEEVTKIIMKSYEKTKKLILENRDKLELLSRKLTEEEVLEGDKILELLNIEKKHPKNQNNHDGVSPEGAQPQKGLPYMGKDSKKKE; from the coding sequence ATGCTTAAGAAAAATAAAAATTCAGGCAAAACAAAGAAACCACCATTTTCAATCGGATATATCCTTCTTTTTCTTGCCATTATGTATATTGCACAGATGTTTTTATCCCCCAGGGCCGAAGAAATATCTTATAGCCAATTCAGGATGTATTTAAAAAACGGCTATATCTCTGATTGCACTGTCGGGTCTAATGTTATCCGGGGACATTACAGAAGGTTATCAGAGGATAGCAGTAAGGAAGAAAAGGTTGCATTCTTCACGGTACCGATTTCTGACAATGAGCTCGTTAATGAGCTAGAGTCGCAGAAGGTTAAATTTAAAGGTCTTGCAGAAAACAATTTCATTAAAAACCTTCTCATGTGGTGGATTCTGCCTTTTGGCGTCATGGTGTTGGTCTGGGTATTTCTTTTGAAGAAGGTTGGCGGAATGGGATCTCCTTTCATGTCGTTTGGGAAGGCAAAAATCAAACTTTATTCTGAAAACGGATCACAGAAAACAACTTTTTTAGATGTAGCAGGGTGTGACGAAGCAAAAGAAGAACTACGGGAAATTATAGACTTTCTCTCTTATCCGGAACGATTCCAGAAACTCGGCGGGAAAATTCCCAAAGGCGTGCTCCTTGTAGGACCTCCGGGTACTGGGAAAACATTGCTGGCTAAGGCTGTTGCCGGTGAGGCAGGGGTACCCTTTTTCTCTATCAGCGGTTCGGATTTTGTTGAAATGTTTGTGGGCATGGGTGCCGCAAGGGTACGGGATATGTTTGAACAGGCAAAGGAAAAGGCGCCTTGCATCGTCTTCATAGATGAAATTGACAGTGTTGGCCGCCAAAGGGGTACGGGTCTTGGTGGAGGCCATGATGAGCGTGAACAAACACTCAATCAGCTTCTGGCAGAAATGGATGGCTTCAATTCACAAAAAGGGGTTATTGTAATTGCTGCAACTAACCGGCCGGACGTTCTTGACAGTGCATTGTTACGCCCTGGCCGTTTTGACAGACAAATAACGGTCGACAGGCCTGATGTTTCCGGAAGGGAAGCTATTTTGTCGGTTCACGCAAAAAATATAAAGCTGGCATCTGATATAAGCCTAAAAATTATCGCAAAGCGTACACCAGGATTTTCCGGAGCGGATCTGGCAAATGTTATTAATGAGGCCGCCCTCCTTGCAGCAAGGCATAATAAGCAATATGTAGGAATGGAAGAGCTTGAATCCTCCATTGACAGAGTACTGACTGGTCCTGAAAGGAAAAGCAGGATCATGAGTATGCATGAAAGAAACACGGTTGCAATACATGAATCAGGCCATACCTTAATAGCTGCGCTGCTTCCCAACACGGATCCTGTCCACAAGGTCTCTATTATCCCGAGGGGAGTAGCAGCATTAGGATATACCATGCAACTGCCAACGGAAGATAAATATTTAACAAGTGAATCTGAAATTCTCGATACATTATGCGTACTGCTGGGAGGCCGGGCTGCTGAAGAAATATTTTTACAAGAAATATCTACCGGTGCTCAAAATGATCTGGAAAAGGTCTCACAATTGGCGAGAAATTACGTATGCCGGTTTGGTATGAGCAAGGTACTGGGACCTCAAACTTTTGGCAGGCAATCAGGGAATATATTCCTCGGGCATGACCTTGTTCAGGAAAAAGAGTATAGCGAAAAAACTGCAATGGTCATCGATGAAGAAGTTACCAAGATTATTATGAAAAGTTACGAAAAAACAAAAAAATTAATTCTGGAAAACCGGGATAAATTAGAGTTGTTATCCAGAAAACTAACGGAAGAAGAGGTTTTGGAAGGTGATAAGATACTTGAATTGCTCAATATAGAAAAGAAACATCCCAAAAACCAGAACAACCACGATGGTGTCTCTCCGGAAGGGGCACAGCCGCAAAAAGGCCTGCCCTACATGGGTAAAGATTCCAAGAAAAAAGAATGA
- a CDS encoding adenylyltransferase/cytidyltransferase family protein, protein MKDLKIVYTKVVADLFHYGHVNFFRQAKKLGDKLYVHVVDDERIRKHKCQPIMTQQERIAVVEACWYVDKVFAEGPKVITKDFMRERGYAVYAFSYVDEEELKTKRNDCLDLPESMLGVIPYTPNISTTAVIQRILDHHSSRDRIEGKGYRN, encoded by the coding sequence ATGAAAGATCTTAAAATTGTTTATACCAAAGTGGTTGCCGATTTATTTCATTATGGCCACGTCAACTTTTTTCGCCAGGCGAAGAAGTTGGGGGATAAGCTTTATGTTCATGTGGTAGACGATGAGAGAATCAGGAAGCATAAATGCCAGCCCATTATGACTCAACAAGAGAGAATAGCCGTCGTCGAAGCCTGCTGGTATGTAGATAAGGTGTTTGCTGAGGGACCTAAGGTCATCACAAAGGATTTCATGAGAGAACGGGGATATGCTGTATATGCCTTTTCTTATGTTGACGAAGAGGAATTGAAAACGAAGAGAAACGATTGCCTGGATTTGCCTGAAAGCATGCTTGGCGTTATTCCATACACTCCCAACATTTCGACGACCGCTGTCATTCAGCGTATTCTTGATCACCATTCCAGCCGCGATCGAATTGAAGGGAAAGGGTATCGAAATTGA
- a CDS encoding slipin family protein, whose product MMTMYFWFGLILFALIIIPQAIKICREYERGVIFRLGRFAGIKGPGLFLIIPIIDKMVKTDLRVVTLDIPSQDVITKDNVPVRVDAVLYFRVSDPGRATIEVENYLMAASQNSQTSLRGVVGASELDELLAEREKLNQKLHAIIDAATDPWGIKVTAVEIKHVEIPEAMQRAIAKQAEAERMKRAKIILAEGEYLASTKLKAAGEVLSAEPIVLRYLETLTEAAKEKNTTILFPVEMLGMLKHLQKQD is encoded by the coding sequence ATGATGACCATGTATTTTTGGTTTGGGTTAATACTGTTCGCTTTAATTATTATTCCACAGGCAATCAAAATCTGCAGAGAATATGAAAGGGGAGTGATTTTCAGGCTGGGAAGATTTGCCGGTATAAAGGGACCGGGCTTGTTTTTGATAATTCCAATCATTGATAAGATGGTAAAAACGGATCTGAGGGTTGTAACCCTGGATATCCCTTCACAGGATGTCATCACCAAGGACAATGTTCCGGTACGGGTTGATGCAGTTTTATATTTCAGGGTGTCAGATCCCGGCAGGGCAACCATTGAGGTGGAAAATTACCTGATGGCCGCTTCTCAAAACTCGCAAACCTCTTTAAGAGGGGTTGTCGGAGCTTCTGAATTGGATGAATTATTGGCTGAAAGAGAAAAACTGAACCAGAAACTTCATGCAATTATTGACGCAGCTACGGATCCCTGGGGGATAAAAGTGACTGCAGTAGAGATAAAGCACGTAGAAATCCCCGAGGCAATGCAGAGGGCTATTGCCAAGCAGGCAGAAGCGGAAAGAATGAAAAGAGCCAAAATTATTCTGGCAGAAGGGGAATATTTGGCATCCACGAAACTTAAAGCTGCCGGAGAAGTTTTGAGTGCAGAACCAATTGTCCTGAGATATCTGGAAACGTTAACGGAAGCTGCCAAAGAGAAAAATACCACTATTTTATTCCCGGTGGAAATGCTGGGTATGCTTAAACACCTCCAAAAACAGGATTAA
- a CDS encoding nodulation protein NfeD, with protein sequence MALLCIVFFTLFPLQKITAQSKDSVIFLAEIDGEIKAGTLQYLKRVVRKAKESEANYLVIKLHTPGGLLKATQNIVDLLLTSNVKIVVFVHKEGGWAYSAGTFILLAADFAFAHPTASIGAAQPVEMFGRAEVSDKVKEGMVSWIKGLAEAKGRDPEIAEKFVRENLTLTGREAQETGIINGTARNLDELFSGLEITEPEIIRIQPTMVESFFDFLSHPYLISLFLTLGGLGLILAFRTGEFELTGFVSLIFLFIGLWGIGVITFNVLGIIFLVLGAFLLFLEIFQPGFGVFGFLGIVSLVFGIFTLEGEPFLRPEIFDAVTMVVLGTLVGIGLLFIIIGRGVVKVFKTKPITGVEALIGLEGEVIKELNPIGQVILRQEIWQAESFDGKPIPEKSRVKIREVRGNTLFVEKPEFLD encoded by the coding sequence TTGGCGCTGCTGTGTATAGTATTTTTCACCCTTTTCCCATTACAAAAAATAACTGCACAATCAAAAGATAGCGTAATTTTTCTGGCTGAGATTGACGGAGAAATTAAGGCCGGAACCTTGCAGTATCTGAAAAGAGTGGTGAGAAAAGCCAAAGAGTCAGAGGCAAATTATCTGGTTATCAAACTACACACACCGGGTGGACTTCTGAAAGCAACCCAAAACATCGTTGATTTACTTTTAACAAGTAACGTCAAAATAGTTGTTTTTGTTCATAAAGAGGGAGGTTGGGCATATTCGGCAGGCACCTTTATTTTGTTGGCTGCCGACTTTGCCTTTGCTCATCCTACCGCATCCATCGGCGCTGCCCAGCCCGTGGAGATGTTTGGCAGAGCGGAGGTCTCCGATAAAGTAAAGGAGGGAATGGTTTCATGGATAAAAGGTTTGGCCGAGGCCAAGGGAAGAGATCCGGAAATCGCTGAAAAATTCGTCAGAGAAAATTTAACCTTAACTGGCAGGGAAGCACAGGAAACCGGCATTATTAACGGCACAGCCCGTAACCTGGATGAATTATTTTCCGGGTTGGAAATTACCGAACCCGAAATAATCAGAATCCAGCCGACAATGGTGGAAAGTTTTTTTGACTTCCTCTCTCATCCCTATTTGATTTCCCTTTTTTTAACCCTGGGCGGCCTGGGCTTGATTTTAGCTTTCAGGACGGGTGAATTTGAGCTGACGGGATTCGTAAGTCTGATTTTTCTTTTCATAGGCCTTTGGGGAATAGGGGTAATTACTTTTAACGTTCTGGGTATCATTTTTCTTGTTCTTGGAGCTTTTCTCTTGTTTCTGGAAATCTTCCAGCCGGGTTTTGGCGTTTTCGGTTTTCTGGGTATTGTTTCCCTTGTTTTTGGAATCTTTACCCTGGAAGGAGAACCATTTTTACGCCCGGAAATTTTTGATGCTGTAACCATGGTTGTATTAGGAACCTTGGTTGGTATCGGCCTCCTTTTTATTATTATTGGAAGGGGCGTGGTGAAGGTCTTTAAGACGAAACCAATAACCGGTGTTGAAGCGTTAATTGGTCTGGAAGGTGAAGTGATAAAAGAACTTAATCCCATCGGCCAGGTAATTTTGAGACAGGAAATCTGGCAGGCCGAAAGTTTTGACGGAAAACCCATACCTGAAAAATCAAGGGTTAAGATAAGGGAGGTCAGGGGCAATACTCTTTTTGTTGAAAAACCGGAATTTTTAGATTAA
- a CDS encoding archaemetzincin family Zn-dependent metalloprotease, whose product MDMKPITVLFLSIIPFGSIPKNVSDHLQVELSGRFGLKVRIGKVQPVPRYAFNPGRNQYHSTEILKRLKQIRTKEELILGVIDADLFVPELNFIFGEADTVDGVCIISFTRLRQEYYGLPKNEKLFLERSAKEAIHEIGHTYRLGHCEDRKCIMHFSNSLKDTDIKGPGFCKKCKMQLNQFLLEN is encoded by the coding sequence ATGGATATGAAACCGATAACAGTCTTATTCCTTTCAATTATTCCGTTTGGTTCAATCCCAAAAAATGTTTCAGATCACTTGCAGGTGGAGCTCTCCGGCAGATTTGGACTCAAGGTAAGGATAGGGAAAGTGCAACCCGTCCCCCGCTACGCATTTAATCCGGGAAGAAATCAATACCACTCCACAGAAATCCTGAAAAGGCTAAAACAGATAAGAACAAAGGAAGAACTGATTCTTGGCGTTATCGATGCAGATTTGTTTGTACCTGAATTAAACTTTATTTTTGGAGAGGCGGATACGGTTGACGGTGTTTGTATAATTTCTTTTACAAGACTCCGGCAGGAATATTATGGTTTACCTAAGAATGAAAAACTCTTTTTGGAACGCTCTGCTAAAGAGGCAATCCATGAGATAGGTCATACATATAGATTAGGCCATTGTGAAGACCGGAAATGTATCATGCATTTTTCAAATTCACTGAAAGACACCGACATCAAAGGTCCCGGTTTCTGTAAAAAATGCAAAATGCAGCTCAACCAATTCCTTTTGGAAAATTGA
- the cas3 gene encoding CRISPR-associated helicase Cas3': MKELYAHSANSEGQKHRLDEHLKEVASLAKKLADKFGAGNLAYLAGLWHDLGKINPRFQDYLEICNRDQQPGKVPHAIWGAALAYNITSRIGGGNRWEEISLIIAGHHSGIDQPGSLSQRMEQRIQQETGFLQSIAKYLHQLPSPPSFKISESTRTERELFIRMVFSALVDADYLNTEKHFNNNQYELRQYQLRLEDLLERFYDSQTKLMKDVDAKLNVNRVRKDVYEFCDKVAVEKPGIYRLTVPTGGGKTRSSLAFALKHAIKWEMDRVVVAIPYTSIIDQTAREYRKILGNDAVLEHHSQVNVPADESQDLQHVFLKLASENWSAPLVVTTTVQLFESIFSNQPGKARKLHNLAKSVILIDEVQALPPELLTPTLDVLKELAVRYGVSVVLCTATQPEYETVANSIWNDVLVTDIVPKEVYARHFKELQRIKYCYLPPITWHDLAATIRVLKCQQVLVVLNTRKDALALLSEMGEDDSIFHLSTLLCGSHRKIILHRVRKRLKKGLPVKLISTQIIEAGVDIDFPAVYRAIGPLDRIVQAAGRCNREGKRPKKESKVFIFESAEGGVPRGPYKTGLEKTKLLFLNHNPEELHDTELHKKYFSLLFDPRSGVNTDRKNIQNDRELLDYPSVAMKYKMIEQDTSPVIIPCKAAETRLKEWQRNPSRRTWQRLQPLVVNVYNREISKMLKDKELETITEGLYLARGQYDKLKGLIPAIYDPSDLIAM, translated from the coding sequence GTGAAAGAACTATACGCACATTCCGCCAACTCAGAAGGTCAAAAACACAGACTTGATGAACATCTAAAAGAGGTTGCTAGTCTGGCTAAAAAGCTGGCAGATAAATTTGGTGCAGGCAATCTGGCTTATTTGGCTGGTTTGTGGCATGATCTCGGTAAAATTAATCCACGGTTTCAAGATTACCTTGAAATATGCAATCGCGATCAACAACCTGGAAAAGTTCCACATGCGATTTGGGGCGCTGCTCTGGCATATAATATCACTTCTAGAATTGGTGGTGGGAACCGTTGGGAAGAAATCTCTCTAATAATTGCAGGACATCATAGCGGTATTGATCAGCCAGGGTCTTTGTCGCAACGTATGGAACAGCGTATTCAGCAAGAGACAGGATTTCTACAAAGTATTGCTAAATACCTTCATCAACTTCCGTCGCCCCCTTCTTTCAAGATTTCTGAGTCAACCAGAACAGAAAGAGAACTGTTCATCCGCATGGTTTTTTCTGCACTTGTTGATGCCGATTATCTGAATACGGAAAAACATTTCAATAACAATCAATATGAATTGAGGCAATATCAGTTGCGACTGGAAGACTTGCTTGAGCGATTCTACGATAGCCAAACAAAGTTAATGAAAGACGTGGATGCCAAACTTAATGTCAATCGTGTTCGTAAAGATGTTTATGAATTTTGTGATAAAGTCGCAGTAGAAAAGCCTGGTATCTATCGCTTGACCGTTCCGACTGGCGGCGGGAAGACCAGAAGCAGTTTAGCGTTTGCGTTGAAGCATGCTATCAAATGGGAGATGGACAGGGTTGTTGTTGCAATACCCTATACAAGCATTATAGATCAGACAGCCAGGGAATACCGTAAAATTCTTGGGAATGATGCGGTACTTGAACATCATAGCCAGGTAAATGTGCCTGCTGATGAAAGCCAGGATTTGCAGCATGTTTTCCTAAAGCTTGCCAGTGAGAATTGGTCGGCACCGCTTGTAGTAACAACAACTGTACAGCTTTTCGAAAGCATATTTTCGAATCAACCTGGCAAGGCACGTAAGCTTCATAATTTAGCAAAAAGTGTAATCCTTATTGATGAAGTTCAGGCATTACCGCCTGAATTATTAACTCCGACACTTGATGTCCTCAAAGAACTTGCAGTCAGATATGGTGTTTCAGTTGTTCTCTGCACCGCAACACAGCCTGAATATGAAACTGTGGCTAACTCCATTTGGAATGACGTCCTGGTAACCGATATCGTGCCTAAAGAGGTATATGCACGTCATTTTAAAGAATTGCAACGTATCAAATATTGTTATCTGCCACCAATTACATGGCATGATTTGGCTGCAACAATCAGAGTTTTAAAGTGTCAGCAGGTGCTTGTTGTCTTAAATACCCGAAAAGATGCGCTGGCTCTTCTAAGTGAAATGGGAGAGGACGACAGCATATTTCACCTTTCTACCTTGTTGTGCGGCTCTCACCGCAAGATAATCCTACATCGGGTCAGAAAGCGATTGAAAAAGGGGCTGCCAGTAAAACTCATCAGCACCCAGATCATTGAGGCCGGTGTTGATATTGATTTTCCTGCTGTATATCGGGCTATTGGGCCGCTTGATCGTATTGTTCAAGCTGCTGGTAGGTGTAATCGAGAAGGTAAACGTCCCAAAAAGGAAAGCAAAGTCTTTATTTTCGAATCTGCGGAAGGAGGTGTTCCTCGCGGTCCATACAAGACAGGGCTTGAAAAAACAAAACTACTATTTTTGAATCACAACCCAGAAGAACTTCATGACACCGAATTGCACAAGAAGTATTTTTCATTGCTGTTTGATCCACGTTCTGGCGTAAACACCGATAGAAAGAATATTCAGAATGACAGAGAACTGCTTGATTATCCGTCCGTTGCCATGAAATACAAAATGATTGAGCAGGACACATCGCCTGTTATTATTCCATGCAAAGCAGCGGAGACCAGGTTGAAAGAATGGCAGCGCAATCCATCTAGAAGAACATGGCAACGTCTTCAACCATTAGTGGTTAATGTGTATAATCGTGAAATCAGTAAAATGTTAAAAGATAAAGAGCTTGAGACGATAACAGAGGGATTGTATCTCGCTCGCGGTCAATACGACAAATTAAAAGGGCTTATTCCTGCAATATATGACCCAAGTGATTTAATTGCGATGTAA